One Megasphaera elsdenii DSM 20460 genomic window carries:
- a CDS encoding nucleotidyltransferase substrate binding protein — MDWQRDFQEHIQLLQQAEEADLTNPFICHGIVHLFQEAFDLGLMAFREALKRDGRLAAMGSAKELIAAAYEQYLFVDEDIWLAMLRDRHGSQDAIEAQVGRILGPYQDALAALYDSDAAAPR; from the coding sequence ATGGATTGGCAGCGTGATTTTCAGGAACATATACAGCTTTTGCAGCAGGCAGAAGAGGCGGATTTGACGAATCCCTTCATTTGTCACGGCATCGTCCACCTCTTTCAGGAGGCCTTCGATCTGGGCCTGATGGCCTTTCGCGAAGCCTTGAAGCGGGATGGACGCCTGGCCGCCATGGGGTCTGCCAAAGAGCTCATCGCCGCCGCATACGAGCAGTACCTCTTCGTCGATGAAGATATCTGGCTGGCCATGCTCCGTGACCGCCACGGCAGCCAGGACGCCATAGAAGCACAGGTAGGACGCATCTTGGGGCCATACCAGGACGCCCTGGCGGCGTTGTACGATTCAGATGCGGCTGCGCCGCGATAG
- a CDS encoding aspartate ammonia-lyase, with protein sequence MRTEHDFLGEMNVSDNVYYGVQTMRAMENFHITGEHLDPDFIQAMAIVKKAAALANMETGRLDKKIGNALVQAASEIIDGQWLDQFPVDPIQGGAGTSVNMNMNEVLCNRALEIMGKEKGRYDLISPNNHANMAQSTNDVFPTSIKVCLSMKGKKLTAALKELETELDVKADEFKDVIKMGRTHLQDAVPITLGQEMGAYASAVARGRKRISRSLEGVHVINMGGTAVGTGLNAEPAYIKAVAAKLSMLTGDIYVTARNLIDMTNNTDIFAEVSGNMKATALMLIKMANDFRLMASGPRCGLNELKLPARQPGSSIMPGKVNPVMAEVLDQTCYQIIGNDMAISLGVENGQFELNVMEPVMAFNLFHSMQYLTNAVHAFVKYLLKGVKANKEACQSWVDHSVGIVTALLPHIGYERSSMLAKEAYATGRPIREIILEHGYLTKEQIDIILSPQEMTQPGIAGKEVLEETYLAQQKISG encoded by the coding sequence ATGAGAACAGAACATGACTTTTTAGGTGAAATGAATGTATCGGATAATGTTTATTATGGCGTACAGACCATGCGAGCTATGGAAAACTTCCATATTACAGGGGAACATCTGGATCCGGACTTCATCCAGGCCATGGCCATTGTCAAAAAAGCAGCTGCTCTCGCCAACATGGAAACGGGACGGCTCGACAAGAAAATCGGCAATGCCCTGGTACAGGCAGCCAGTGAAATCATCGACGGTCAGTGGCTGGACCAGTTCCCTGTTGATCCGATCCAAGGGGGTGCCGGTACTTCGGTAAATATGAACATGAACGAAGTATTGTGCAACCGGGCTTTGGAAATCATGGGCAAAGAAAAAGGCCGTTACGACCTTATCTCGCCGAACAACCACGCCAACATGGCCCAGTCGACGAACGACGTCTTCCCGACGAGCATCAAAGTCTGCCTGAGCATGAAAGGCAAGAAATTGACGGCTGCGCTGAAAGAACTGGAAACAGAACTGGACGTCAAAGCCGACGAATTTAAAGACGTCATCAAGATGGGCCGTACCCACTTGCAGGATGCCGTTCCCATCACGCTTGGCCAGGAAATGGGCGCTTATGCTTCGGCTGTCGCCCGCGGCCGCAAACGTATTTCCCGGTCCCTCGAAGGCGTCCATGTCATCAACATGGGCGGCACGGCTGTCGGCACGGGCCTCAATGCCGAACCGGCCTATATCAAAGCCGTTGCTGCGAAACTTTCCATGCTGACCGGTGATATCTATGTCACAGCCCGCAACCTCATCGACATGACCAATAATACGGACATCTTTGCTGAAGTATCGGGCAACATGAAAGCTACGGCCCTTATGCTCATCAAGATGGCCAACGATTTCCGCCTCATGGCTTCCGGTCCACGCTGCGGCCTCAACGAATTGAAACTGCCGGCTCGTCAGCCTGGTTCTTCCATCATGCCGGGCAAAGTCAATCCGGTCATGGCAGAAGTCCTCGACCAGACGTGTTACCAGATCATCGGCAACGACATGGCTATCAGCCTGGGCGTCGAAAACGGCCAGTTCGAGCTGAATGTCATGGAACCGGTCATGGCTTTCAATCTCTTCCACTCCATGCAGTATTTGACCAATGCTGTCCATGCCTTTGTCAAATACCTGCTTAAAGGCGTTAAGGCCAATAAAGAAGCCTGCCAGTCCTGGGTCGACCACAGCGTCGGCATCGTCACGGCCCTCTTGCCGCACATCGGCTATGAACGGTCGTCTATGCTGGCCAAGGAAGCCTATGCCACAGGCCGTCCCATCCGGGAAATCATCCTCGAACACGGCTATCTGACAAAAGAACAGATAGACATCATCTTGTCGCCGCAGGAAATGACCCAACCGGGCATTGCCGGTAAGGAGGTCCTGGAAGAAACCTATCTGGCACAACAGAAAATCTCTGGCTAA
- a CDS encoding ferredoxin, with product MKYKVNDTCIACGLCVNTCPEVFRMNDDTGMAEAYAESTEANNDAAQEAMNSCPAGAIEEA from the coding sequence ATGAAATATAAAGTAAACGATACGTGCATTGCTTGTGGTCTGTGTGTTAATACGTGTCCAGAAGTATTCCGCATGAACGATGATACGGGTATGGCAGAAGCCTACGCTGAATCGACGGAAGCTAACAATGACGCTGCTCAGGAAGCCATGAACTCCTGCCCGGCTGGCGCTATCGAAGAAGCATAA
- a CDS encoding iron-containing alcohol dehydrogenase, translating into MSFQMFVPTKALFGAGQLNHLHEQDFPGKKALLVISNGKSTKVNGYLDRTEKELHTAGVETVLFDQVEANPLKSTVMRGGAMAREHQCDFIVALGGGSCIDAAKGIAVVATNDGDLWDYITQGTGKGKPIAIKPLPIVAITTTAGTGSETDAGGVITNEDTNEKTPVKGPSLFPVLAIIDPELMATVPPKFTAYQGFDALFHNIEGYLANKANLMSEMVALEAISQISAYLPTAVQNGIDMKARERVAFGNYLGGLEMCLSSNMSEHSLEHALSAYHQALPHGAGLIMISLAYFSHMIDIHVCDDRFIILARHMGRPDAAKPEDFLDALKELQEKCGVANLKMSDYGISPDEFHKMAHNAKTAMAGLFMADRMPMSEDDCVAIYQASYR; encoded by the coding sequence GTGTCTTTTCAGATGTTTGTCCCTACGAAAGCGTTATTTGGTGCTGGTCAGCTCAACCATTTACATGAACAGGATTTTCCCGGCAAGAAAGCTTTGCTGGTCATTTCCAATGGGAAATCGACTAAGGTCAACGGCTACCTGGACCGGACAGAAAAAGAACTGCATACAGCCGGCGTCGAAACGGTCCTTTTTGACCAGGTCGAAGCCAATCCCTTAAAGTCGACGGTCATGCGCGGCGGTGCTATGGCTCGGGAACATCAGTGTGACTTCATCGTGGCCTTAGGCGGCGGCAGCTGTATCGATGCGGCCAAAGGGATTGCCGTCGTAGCGACCAATGACGGTGATTTGTGGGATTACATCACGCAGGGCACGGGCAAGGGCAAGCCCATTGCCATAAAACCTCTGCCTATCGTAGCCATTACGACGACGGCCGGGACTGGTTCGGAAACCGATGCCGGCGGCGTCATCACCAATGAAGATACGAATGAAAAGACACCTGTCAAAGGCCCGTCCCTGTTTCCGGTCCTGGCTATCATCGACCCGGAACTGATGGCGACGGTGCCGCCGAAATTCACGGCTTATCAGGGGTTCGACGCCCTGTTCCACAACATCGAGGGCTATCTGGCCAATAAAGCCAATCTGATGAGTGAAATGGTCGCCTTGGAAGCCATCTCCCAGATCAGCGCCTATTTGCCGACGGCTGTCCAGAACGGCATCGACATGAAGGCCCGGGAGCGCGTCGCTTTCGGTAACTATCTCGGCGGTCTGGAAATGTGCCTCAGCTCCAATATGAGTGAGCACTCACTGGAACACGCCCTCAGCGCCTATCACCAGGCCCTGCCCCACGGTGCCGGCCTCATCATGATCAGCCTGGCTTATTTCTCGCACATGATCGACATCCACGTCTGTGACGACCGCTTCATTATCCTGGCCCGCCATATGGGCCGTCCTGATGCGGCAAAACCGGAAGACTTCCTCGATGCCCTGAAGGAATTACAGGAAAAATGCGGCGTCGCCAATCTCAAGATGTCCGATTACGGCATCAGTCCCGACGAATTCCATAAAATGGCCCATAATGCCAAGACGGCTATGGCGGGATTATTCATGGCCGACCGCATGCCTATGAGCGAAGACGACTGTGTCGCTATTTATCAGGCATCTTATCGCTAA
- a CDS encoding heavy-metal-associated domain-containing protein yields MGFFSNLFHHDDVSGTKKYVSISGMVCQNCVNHATQALEAVPGVKKAKVNLMRGEAEVIVDDSVKDEDLLKAVVNAGYAATDISLHPKK; encoded by the coding sequence ATGGGGTTTTTCAGCAATCTTTTCCATCATGATGATGTTTCGGGGACAAAAAAATACGTTTCTATTTCCGGTATGGTTTGTCAGAACTGTGTCAACCATGCGACGCAGGCATTGGAAGCTGTGCCAGGGGTCAAGAAAGCGAAAGTCAATCTGATGAGAGGTGAAGCCGAAGTCATCGTCGACGATTCCGTCAAAGACGAAGACCTTTTGAAAGCGGTCGTCAATGCGGGCTATGCCGCAACGGATATTTCGCTTCATCCGAAAAAATAA
- a CDS encoding amino acid permease, with translation MSFFHTKSVAQLHADSENSNLNKDLGVMDLTFLGVGGIIGAGIFVLTGIAAAKYAGPAISISFALAGLLCILVGLAYSEFASMIPSSGSVYSYTFASLGEGMAFLTGWSLLLGYTVTGSAVAVGFSGYLAGILKSYGYIIPEVLLKTPAEGGIINLPAVIIILLLALVLIRGTEQSAKLNTALVFITLAAIISFICIATPHVEMANFNPFAPFGVQGILSGTAIVFFSYMGFDAVATSAEECKKPERDLPIGIILSVFICMCLYVAMALSLTGAINYTDLNTPEPVAHALRILHWPGVANLVAVGAIAGIITTLIVYLFGQARIFFAVSRDGLLPASIGKIHPKYHTPYLVTIIGSVTIAIIAGFVPLMHIVELSNTGVLAVFLLNFISLWHMRRKHPEAPRKFHCPCLPVVAVVGVIVCGYLIYALSTLTHLLFLGWMVLGLIIYFAYSSKHSMSSKEQ, from the coding sequence ATGTCGTTTTTCCACACCAAATCCGTTGCCCAGCTCCATGCCGATTCTGAAAATTCAAACCTCAACAAAGATTTAGGCGTCATGGACCTGACATTTCTTGGCGTTGGCGGCATCATCGGTGCCGGCATTTTCGTCTTGACAGGTATTGCAGCTGCCAAATACGCCGGTCCGGCTATTTCTATTTCTTTTGCCCTGGCAGGTCTCCTCTGTATCCTCGTCGGTCTCGCTTACAGTGAATTCGCCTCCATGATTCCTTCATCAGGCAGTGTCTATTCCTATACTTTTGCCTCCCTTGGCGAAGGCATGGCCTTTCTCACCGGCTGGTCCCTGCTCCTCGGCTACACGGTCACAGGCAGTGCCGTTGCCGTCGGCTTTTCCGGCTACCTGGCGGGCATCCTCAAATCGTACGGCTATATCATCCCGGAAGTTCTCTTAAAGACCCCGGCTGAAGGAGGCATCATCAATCTTCCGGCAGTCATCATTATCCTCCTGCTGGCCTTGGTCCTGATCCGCGGGACAGAACAGAGTGCTAAACTGAATACGGCCCTGGTCTTCATCACCCTGGCCGCCATCATCTCCTTCATCTGCATCGCCACACCTCATGTGGAAATGGCCAACTTCAACCCCTTCGCACCCTTCGGCGTCCAGGGTATCCTGAGCGGTACGGCCATTGTCTTCTTCTCGTACATGGGCTTCGACGCCGTCGCCACATCGGCTGAAGAATGTAAGAAACCGGAACGCGACCTGCCGATTGGCATCATTCTTTCTGTCTTCATCTGTATGTGCCTCTACGTCGCCATGGCCCTCTCCCTGACCGGTGCCATCAACTATACGGACCTGAATACGCCGGAACCGGTCGCCCATGCCCTGCGTATCCTCCACTGGCCGGGCGTGGCCAATCTCGTCGCCGTCGGCGCCATTGCCGGCATCATCACGACGCTCATCGTCTATCTCTTCGGTCAGGCGCGCATCTTCTTCGCCGTCTCCCGCGACGGTCTCCTGCCGGCAAGCATCGGCAAGATCCATCCGAAATACCATACGCCATACCTGGTCACGATCATCGGCTCCGTAACGATTGCCATCATCGCCGGCTTCGTACCGCTGATGCACATCGTCGAACTGTCGAATACAGGTGTCCTCGCCGTCTTCCTCCTGAACTTCATCAGTCTCTGGCACATGCGCCGCAAACACCCGGAAGCACCGCGCAAATTCCACTGCCCCTGTCTCCCTGTCGTCGCCGTCGTCGGCGTCATCGTCTGCGGCTACCTGATTTACGCCCTCTCCACCCTGACCCATCTCCTCTTCTTAGGCTGGATGGTCCTGGGCCTCATCATCTACTTCGCCTACAGCAGCAAGCACAGCATGAGCAGTAAAGAGCAGTAA